A genomic stretch from Myripristis murdjan chromosome 12, fMyrMur1.1, whole genome shotgun sequence includes:
- the LOC115368752 gene encoding gastrula zinc finger protein XlCGF8.2DB-like gives MKTEADGEEAARNSDPAADFQATSEGQLLSSHSSEAETDDSDDWEESREPQSGSNPQSELLFSDDGSDDGEKPSSCSVSKNTGEKLWSCSLCDKIFTRKETLNRHMNLHAEEKPFSCSVCGKGVRQKQTLTLHMRIHTGEKQFNCSACGKGFTQKKSFVTHMRVHTGEKPFNCTLCGKDFTQKGNFNTHMRIHTGEKPFNCSLCGKNFTRRGNFTTHMRTHTGEKPFSCSVCGKGFSATSNLKAHKRIHTGEKAFNCSVCGKGFIEKNNCKKHMRIHTGEKPFICSVCGKGFTNKNKHKRHMRIHTGEKLFS, from the coding sequence atgaaaacagaagctGATGGAGAGGAAGCAGCCAGGAACTCAGATCCAGCTGCTGATTTCCAAGCAACTAGTGAGGGCCAGCTCCTCTCTTCACACTCTTCTGAAGCTGagactgatgacagtgatgactgggaggagagcagagagcctcagtcaggttcaaacccacagagtgAACTCCTTTTCAGTGATGATGGATCTGATGATGGAGAGAAAccatcttcctgctctgtgagcaagaacacaggagagaaactgtGGAGTTGCTCTCTTTgtgataaaatatttacacgaaaagaaactttaaacagacacatgaacTTGCATGCAGaagagaaaccatttagctgctcagtgtgtggtaAAGGTGTTAGACAGAAACAAACTTTGACcttacacatgagaatccacaccgGAGAGAAACAATTTAACTGCTCAGCCTGTGGTAAAGGTTTTACACAGAAAAAGTCCTTTGTCAcacacatgagagtccacacaggagagaaaccatttaacTGCACACTTTGTGGTAAAGATTTTACACAGAAAGGTAACTTCAACACTCACATGCGAATTCACACGGGAGAGAAACCGTTTaactgctccctctgtggtaaaAATTTTACACGGAGAGGCAACTTCACCACTCACATGAGAactcacacaggagagaaaccattcagctgctcagtctgtggtaaAGGTTTCAGTGCTACAAGTAATTTGAAAGCTCACAAgagaatccacacaggagagaaagcaTTCAACTGCTCTGTCTGCGGTAAAGgttttatagaaaaaaataactgcaaaaaacacatgagaatccacaccggagagaaaccattcatctgctctgtctgtggtaaaggttttacaaataaaaataaacacaaaagacacatgagaatccacacaggagagaaactaTTCAGCTGA